In Bacteroidota bacterium, the following proteins share a genomic window:
- a CDS encoding fibronectin type III domain-containing protein, whose translation MKHYYQHLNRQISIIIGIIIIFFVIKLGLKNKSVAEIIILARRIITMMTGNPNFPIPNPTLADLILATDALEAAQTDMDGARSKTVVRNLRLKELKRLLALLYTYVEHISMGDVVIALSSGFEMRATRNPIGILPAPATVEVKNTVVTGKVSLRWKKVEKSSGYWIEWTQDITMSVWPNAKTSKKAKVDIADLTLGERYYFRVATISSEGYEGFSDVITLRINFN comes from the coding sequence ATGAAACACTATTACCAACATCTGAACCGCCAAATCAGTATAATCATTGGCATCATTATTATTTTCTTCGTCATCAAGCTGGGGCTTAAAAACAAAAGTGTCGCAGAAATAATCATCCTGGCGCGGAGGATTATAACCATGATGACGGGTAACCCGAATTTCCCGATACCTAATCCCACTCTGGCAGATTTGATCTTGGCCACTGATGCACTGGAGGCGGCGCAGACGGATATGGACGGGGCGCGTTCTAAAACGGTGGTACGAAATCTCCGCCTCAAAGAACTGAAGCGATTGCTGGCGCTACTCTATACTTATGTAGAGCATATATCTATGGGCGATGTGGTGATTGCGCTCAGCAGTGGTTTTGAGATGCGCGCAACACGTAATCCCATAGGCATTCTGCCTGCGCCTGCAACTGTTGAAGTAAAGAATACGGTAGTAACAGGCAAGGTATCCCTTAGATGGAAGAAGGTGGAAAAGAGTTCGGGTTACTGGATTGAGTGGACGCAGGATATTACGATGTCTGTGTGGCCCAATGCCAAAACTTCAAAAAAAGCGAAAGTAGATATCGCTGATCTAACTCTGGGGGAGCGGTACTATTTCCGCGTGGCTACTATTTCATCGGAAGGTTATGAAGGGTTTAGCGATGTGATCACGCTTCGCATCAATTTCAACTAA